The region CAATCCGTTGGCTTTACATACTTGGTAGTCGTCTTCGCCGAAAGCCGGCGCCGTATGCACAATGCCGGAACCATCATCGGTCGTAACAAAATCGCCCGCGATCACAAAAAACGCTTTTTTGTCAACCGGGATATCATCAAATAAACGTTCGTATTCCCAGCCAAGGATGTGTGCGCCTTTGAAACGTTCGATAATTTCATAATCTTCTTTTAGTACATCTTTGACGCGGGCTTCAGCCAAAATGAGAAACTGATCTTTATATTTGGCTTTGACGTAATCAATATCTTTGCCGACAGCAAGTGCTACATTGGAAATAAGCGTCCAGGGTGTCGTAGTCCATACCAGAAAATAGGTGTTTTCATGGCCGTGTACTTTCATTTTTACATACACGGAGGGATCGCTTACATCCTGATAACCCTGAGCCACTTCGTGGGATGAAAGCGGTGTACCGCATTTGGGACAATAGGGAACAACTTTGAAGCCTTTGTACACTAAACCTTTTTCAAAATACTGCTTGAGAATCCACCACACGGATTCGACGTAATTATTATCACAGGTGATATACGGATCTTTGAGATCCACCCAATAGCCCATGCGGTCGGTCAGCTGATCCCACAATTCCTTATACGTCCAGACGCTTTCAAAACATTTTTTATTGAAGGCCTCCATGCCGAACGCTTCGATATCTTTTTTGCCGGATAATTTGAGCGATTTTTCAACCTCGATTTCGACGGGAAGCCCGTGCGTATCCCAGCCGCCTTTGCGCTCGACGCGGTAGCCTTGCATCGTCTTGTAGCGGCAGACAAAATCTTTCATTGAACGTGCCAGCACGTGATGAATGCCGGGGCGGCCATTGGCCGTCGGAGGTCCTTCGAAAAACACAAATGGTTTTTTCGGATCACGTTCTTCGACACTGCGCTCAAAAATGCGGTTCTTCTTCCAGAAGTCCAACACTTCGGCGGATAATTTGGCTAATTCGTCTTGCGATTCGATTTCTTTGAACATACTGAGTACCGTATTTGCACGCGAAGCGTAGGTATAAGTCAATTTTTTAAATAAATTGAGGGGCATATATATAAAAAGGCGGGGAGAAAATCAAACAAATAAAGGGCGTTCTAACATCGTTTGGGACAGATGCAATTTATACCGTGCTATCATTCCACTGGATGATTTTGGCCAAGGGTTTTCGCTCGAGATCCGGTACGGTGGCATCTTCCGCGGGATAGCCGACAGGAAAAAGAATGAACGGCTTCTCGTTTTCAGGGCGATTGAGGAGTTTAGATAAAAAATTCATAGGACTGGGTGTGTGCGTCAGTGTGACGAGGCCCATCGTATGAATTGCCGCTATAAAAAGTCCGCAGGCGATACCTACGCTTTCGTGTACATAATAATGCGTTTCTTTACGGCCATCAGGACGTAGGCCGTAGTTTTGGCGAAAACAGACGACGATGTACGGCGCTATTTCGAGAAATGGTTTATGCCAATCGGTGCCAAGCGGAGCCAGCGCTTGGAGCCATTCTTCGGTCATGCGCCCGCCTTCGTAGGAAATTCGTTCTTCGTTCTCAGCGGCTTCGCGGATTTGCTTTTTCAGATCCGGTCTATCTATAACGACCCATGTCCACGGTTGTTTGTGTGCGCCCGACGGGGCGGTATTTGCTGTGCGAATAGCATATTCGATACAAGCGCGAGGCACAGCTTGATTTGAAAAAAAACGGACGCTTCGACGTCTATTCATGTGTTCACAAAACCGCCGGGCTTCCTCGATCATTTGTGATTCGGATTGGCGCTCAAAAGGTAATGGGATGTGTTTGAATGGTTCCGACATACATCATCTCAGTAGGTTTAGTATTTTGCTTCGTATTTCTTCCTGCCGATAAACCGAAACGATTTTTTTCCCGTCGCGCTCGGTGACATAGAAACAATCGGCCACCCCGTCAAGACGTGTACCGATTTTAGCCGAGTGAATATTCAAACCGAGATCGGAAAGTGCGTGGGTGATGGTATACAGCAAACCGATACGATCTGCGGCAAAAATATCAATGATCGTAAAACGACGGTTATCCTCAAAATAAATTTCTGTAGGTTGTTCAGCGATAAATTTTTTTCGCTTCCAGCGATCGCGATGCCGATGCAGGTGGGCGGTGAGTTCTTCCGGTTTTTCCAATACTTCGGTTAAAATCGAACGAATTTTATTTTTTTGAATATCGGTCGTTGGTTTTTGGGACCATTGATCAAAGATGCGAAACTGATCCACGATAATACCGTCTTCGCGGGTATGGATCTGTGCATCTATGATACTGACATCGCATACGCTCAGAGCACCGCATAGTGTCGCAAGGCGGTAGGGCGCGTCGGTGGTGACGACGATGACTTCGGTATATCTTTCGCGATCCGTAAACGAAACCGAAAGTTTGCCGTCGTACACGATGCCGGCGTAGTCCAGTTCCTTCCAAGTCGAAAAGTCTGAACTTTCACCCGCATGGGCTTTGAGTGCATCGTCCGTTCGGAAAAATAGTTCTTGTAGCAAAAGACTTTTCCATTCGGTCCATACGTTTTTATTGGCCGCGGACATGTCTGCATACGTCAGCAGATAGAGCATTCGCAGGCGACGCCGGTCGCCGATGAGTGTTACAAAATTTTGAATGGTCTCCGAATCTTTGAGGTTGCGGCGAAATGCCGTTTGCTCCATATGCAGGTGATTTAAAATCAAAAACTGTATGGTTTCGACACCATCAGTATACTGCAATCGTCGAAAAATATCACCGGCCAGCGTCACGCCGATTTCGCTATGATCTCCGCCGCGGGATTTGCCGATATCATGCAAAAACACCGCCCAGTACAGCTGGTACCGCTCATCCAGTGTGAGCTCTTCATAAATCTGGCGCAGATGTTTTATATCAATGTCTCGAGTCACCTCATCAAAAAATAAGCGTTCCAAAGATTCCACGGCCACGATCAGATGTTCGTCCGTGGTGTATTTATGATAGATGTTATAATTGTAATGCGCGACGATATAACCGAATTCCGGCACCATTTTTTCTAAAAGCGTCAATTCATGCATGGTGCGCAACGTGGATGCGATTTGCCCTTCGCAGCGCCAGATTTCCAAAAAATCGCGGATGACTTCGCGATGCGTGATCAGCGCTTCATCCAGCATATAATGATGCTCACGTAAGGTAGCTTGCAGTGTATCGGAAAGCGTGGCGTTGTACTTTTGTGCAAGGGTAAATATTCGGATCAACCAACGCGGTTCCTTGCGGATGTGTTCACCGAAATCCCCGTTAAATTCTAACGTACGGGCGCCGCCGTGCTGCCAGAGATAAAACCCATTTTCCAACGGAAGTCGTGCATTGTCAGAAGAGGGTTGGGCAAACTTCACATGCAGCTTGTGAATGGCCGTAATGCACGTATGACTGATATGACGTGCCTCGCTGTAATACCGGCGCATAAAAACTTCTACACCTTTGGCCTCAGGGGTATCTTGATATCCGAAATATGTCGCCAATTGCAATTGTACACTGTAGGATAGGCGGTCGTTTCTTCGTTTGGCGAACATATGCAATGCATTACGTACAGCCATCAAAAAATCGGCGGCTTTTTCCGTCCGATCAATTTCATCCGACGATAAAATATGTTGATCGCCCAAAGTACGCAAAGCCACGATGGTGTGCGATGTACTCGTTTTGGTCTCTCGTGAAATCCGGAAAGCCGTCTGGATTACCCAATACAATGTATGCAGATCGCGCAGAGCACCTTTTCCTTCTTTGATATCCGGTTCCAATACACGCTCTGAATTGCCATGATGCCTGTGACGTGCCCGCATGTGTTGAATGCGGGACTGAATGTACGCTTGCGGATCTTGGGTGTGAATACGGTTTTGTACGGCCTGACGAAACTTACTGGCCGTGACAGTATCGCCCGCAATATAGCGCGCATCGAGCAGACTGGTGCGAATCTCCGCATCTTGCAAGGCCAGCGATACACAATCTTCGATTGAGCGTACACTGTGTCCTAACTCCAATCCCATATCCCATAACTGCGCGATGAACGGTTGTATTGATGTCCGAATCGCATCCGGAACAGCGGTCGTACCGTACACCAGATTAATATCAATGTCTGAAAAAAGATTCATTTCCCGTCGGCCGTATCCGCCCAGAGCAAAAATGCATACGGCTTCGTTTTCAAAAAGACGATGCCGAGCGAATACTTCTGTAATAATGCTATCGTAGAGTTCGATGAGAGCTTGCGACGCATTAAAACCCGATTCCGGAGAAGCGGCTTGCGATACGACCGATAGTTTAATATCAACGATTTGTTTTTTTATCCATGCGGGAGGAGCAGAAGACGAGCGAATCGCTGTGCGAAGTTCTTGCAGCGATGAATGAAAATCAGCGATCATGATCGGAATTACGTTTGATGAACCACCGGATCAAGAGGATAAGTGCGATGAGACCTAATATGCTAAAAACCACACGATTGTATTGTGCCATCAGATTTTCAAAAGCTTTCCAGTTGTCACCGAGTACATATCCTGCATAAATCAAAACACCATCCCACATGCACGCGCTCAGAAACGCAAGGGGAATGATCTTACGTTTCTGAAGATGTGTCATACCCGCAAAAAGTGAAATGACGGAGCGTAAACCGCTCAAAAAACGATTAAAAAGAATTACACGGTATCCGTGGCGGGTAAACCATGCCTCGGCTTTTTCAAACGCCGTCGCAGGAAAATACTTAAAATTACGAGACAGGAAAAAATCCTTACCGAAAAAGCGACCGATCTGATACATCGTCATGAAGCCGATTAAATTACCGGCTGTTGCCGTCAGAAAAGTAGGAAGGTAAGACAGGCGTCCTACACCGACCATGCTGGCCGCTAACACCGTCACCATGTCGCCCGGAATCGGAGGAATACAGTTTTCCAAAAAGCCGCTCAGAAAAATAACCAGGTAAATCAAACCGGTATCAAGCGACTGTATCCATTCAAAAAACTGACTGAGTTCCATATATGTTATTCAACGTTCTGTATTTGTTCGCGGATTTTTTCAAGCTCTTCTTTGATGGATACGACGGTGTGTATCACCTCGGACTGGGAAGATT is a window of bacterium DNA encoding:
- a CDS encoding nitroreductase family protein, which gives rise to MSEPFKHIPLPFERQSESQMIEEARRFCEHMNRRRSVRFFSNQAVPRACIEYAIRTANTAPSGAHKQPWTWVVIDRPDLKKQIREAAENEERISYEGGRMTEEWLQALAPLGTDWHKPFLEIAPYIVVCFRQNYGLRPDGRKETHYYVHESVGIACGLFIAAIHTMGLVTLTHTPSPMNFLSKLLNRPENEKPFILFPVGYPAEDATVPDLERKPLAKIIQWNDSTV
- a CDS encoding HD domain-containing protein, producing the protein MIADFHSSLQELRTAIRSSSAPPAWIKKQIVDIKLSVVSQAASPESGFNASQALIELYDSIITEVFARHRLFENEAVCIFALGGYGRREMNLFSDIDINLVYGTTAVPDAIRTSIQPFIAQLWDMGLELGHSVRSIEDCVSLALQDAEIRTSLLDARYIAGDTVTASKFRQAVQNRIHTQDPQAYIQSRIQHMRARHRHHGNSERVLEPDIKEGKGALRDLHTLYWVIQTAFRISRETKTSTSHTIVALRTLGDQHILSSDEIDRTEKAADFLMAVRNALHMFAKRRNDRLSYSVQLQLATYFGYQDTPEAKGVEVFMRRYYSEARHISHTCITAIHKLHVKFAQPSSDNARLPLENGFYLWQHGGARTLEFNGDFGEHIRKEPRWLIRIFTLAQKYNATLSDTLQATLREHHYMLDEALITHREVIRDFLEIWRCEGQIASTLRTMHELTLLEKMVPEFGYIVAHYNYNIYHKYTTDEHLIVAVESLERLFFDEVTRDIDIKHLRQIYEELTLDERYQLYWAVFLHDIGKSRGGDHSEIGVTLAGDIFRRLQYTDGVETIQFLILNHLHMEQTAFRRNLKDSETIQNFVTLIGDRRRLRMLYLLTYADMSAANKNVWTEWKSLLLQELFFRTDDALKAHAGESSDFSTWKELDYAGIVYDGKLSVSFTDRERYTEVIVVTTDAPYRLATLCGALSVCDVSIIDAQIHTREDGIIVDQFRIFDQWSQKPTTDIQKNKIRSILTEVLEKPEELTAHLHRHRDRWKRKKFIAEQPTEIYFEDNRRFTIIDIFAADRIGLLYTITHALSDLGLNIHSAKIGTRLDGVADCFYVTERDGKKIVSVYRQEEIRSKILNLLR
- a CDS encoding DedA family protein, with protein sequence MELSQFFEWIQSLDTGLIYLVIFLSGFLENCIPPIPGDMVTVLAASMVGVGRLSYLPTFLTATAGNLIGFMTMYQIGRFFGKDFFLSRNFKYFPATAFEKAEAWFTRHGYRVILFNRFLSGLRSVISLFAGMTHLQKRKIIPLAFLSACMWDGVLIYAGYVLGDNWKAFENLMAQYNRVVFSILGLIALILLIRWFIKRNSDHDR